AGCAAGATGGGCAGCTGAATGGGCCATTACGGCATTAAACGATGCTGCGTTGGACAAGTCTAGGGGTAGCCAGACGTCGCGCATTGGGTTGAAACTTCGCGGCAGGTCATTAAACATCATGGTAGCATACTTGCTCAGCCCTAAGATGCAGAAGTTGGGTCAGAAATCACGGGAGAAAACCAGCAATGATAGACCAACTAGCACACTTACAATGGTGAAGGAGCCGGTGATGCTGGGCTGTTAATTTGACAGGAAACTTGTCAAACGGATCCAACCGACTGGACCCCAGGGCACGATTCATTCCAGATAGAGCCTGAGACTGAATGCTGCCGAGGGCCACGGACGGTTGCTTCGCCTTGGACCGCGGGCCTGAAGGGCTGCGCTTCGTTCTTGATGGCGGGCTGGAATGGCCAGGCGAGGCAGAGGACGACTgcgaccgcgaccgcgactgcgactgcgactgcgacCGTGATGGAGAAGCGCCAGCAACGTGGCCAGAGTTTTTCTTCCGCGGCCGGATAGGTAGGTATGGCTTGTGTCCTGCCTCGTTGGCCTTCTTTTCGCTCAGCTTGCGCCGCCGCTGTTTCCAGTACTCGCGCATGGCATGACTGCGGACGCCATGTTGGCCCTGGCTAGTGACAAAGGTGAAGTTTGTGGTTTCCGTCCCAGAgtgctcgtcgtcctcatTCTCCGTCTGGGCCATTTTCGCAGGGCGTGGCCGCGGGGAGGCGAAGCCTCGGTCGAAATGCAAGGGCAAATCCTACCAGGAAGTTTATCGGGTTCGAACTTCCGAGAGAGAAGAGGTGGGTGGGTAGCTCGTCAGTCGAGAGCCAAGGCAACTCCCAATCTGTGTGTCATCTTGCATCCAGCTTGATGGAAGGGGATACATATTCAACTAGGCGCATGTGCCGGCTGGGATGCCATCTGGATGCCTCCAGGGATGCCCGGTGGAGGCAAGATGCGCTTGGAGTTGCAAAGTTCTGAGGCGCCCCGGCCGCCCCGATACTAGCAAATCAGCATGGAATATGTCACAAGGCTGATCAGACGTGATCCACAGTTCATGTTTGGTTGGTGAAGCTGGTGCAACTTGCCAATCAGGGACTAAACTGAACTTAAACCAGACACATGCACCCGAGTCACGATTCGTAGCTCAAAACAATTGATTCTCATTTTAGAAGCACAATTCCTCATCTTCTATTGCTCCAAGATGGCATCATTCAGTTTCTGTTTCTCCCGCCCCATCCGAATAATAGTTACATGCCCGCTGAGAGCGTGTACCCGCCATCAACCACAACAATGTGTCCGTTGACATACTGGTTGGCGGCCATGAACAAGACGGTCGATGCCATGTCCTCGTCTTTGCCGGGCCTAGCCGCCGGTATTTTACCTTGATACTTGTCTTTCGGCAGTTGGCTTTTCTGAGCCTCGTCGCTCTCTCCGGCCGTCATTTCGCTGGGGAAGACGCCCGGCGCGATGCCATTGACGCGGATCTTCAGCCCTGCAGCTCCAATCTCTGCGGCCAACATGCGAGTGACGTGGTTCGCTGCTGCCTTGGACGCATTGTAGCTGAAGTGGTGCTGCGACGTCTTGACCAGACCCGAAATCGACgtgatgttgatgacggtgccTGACCAGCCAGCGTGTCTCTCGCTGGACGCCTGCAGCAATGGCAAAAACGCCGCCGTGGTGAAGTAGACGGCAGCCACGTTTGTTCTATATACGTCAGTCCAGTTGTCAAAGTCGGACTGCTGAAACAGCGAGTCTCGCAGTTCCGATGCCgacttggcctcggccgtctGGTGGTGGTCCGCCGCAatgccggcgttgttgacaAGGACGCACAGGCATTTCTCACGCGACTCTATCTCTTTAACGAGGGATTGTATGCTCTCCTTGGAGGACACGTCGGCTTGGATCGTGATGACATTGCTATTGTCATCGCCGAAATGCTGCGACTTGGCAGTGTCGAGCTTCTCCTTTGTCCGGCCTGTGATGTAGACCTTGGCGCCGTTTGCGGCAAGAGCTTGTGCGGCCATCAGCCCGATGCCCGAGCCGCCACCTATGATGAAACTTTCATGTTGGCGACAGGTCGTTGTTGCGGGCTGGGGACAGTATTTGGCTGACCTGTGACGAGGGCTACTCGGCCCTGAAGTTTGAAAAGCGAGTTGCTTGTCAAGGCATCTGTGCTTGCCATTCTGAAAGGGGCGCTATGAGGTCTTGATTTTACAGGAAGAGCAAAGCGGAAAGTCCTCGATTTGATACTCGATGCGAGTAATATCGCTGTGCGTCGGGAAATGGGTGGCATGCTCGTCGGGACTCAGCCTATTTATTCCGTTGCGGCCGTGTGCTTACCTGAAGAGACAAGCGAATCGAGGCAAGTAGCGAGTGTCATACGTATGCCATGAATGCTACATGACAACACCCCGCTGAATCCTCTCCGTATAGATGTCCttgatttctttttctcctcTGGGGTGTTGAGTCCTGAGTGGCGAGAAGTTATGGAGTTGCTCCAACACTGATGTCACCGCTACTCATCATGACGACAAAAGGTCGTGGGTCATATTTTCATATTTGCATCGGCTGCATTGAACCGGAGATTGTCTCCCGAAGCTTGACGAAAGTGGCATTGCGCGGCAAGACTCTGAGATCATAGTTTGCGGAATAGTCATTTTGGGAAACCTACAGCAATGCACTTGTTTGGCTGTAGCCCGTTGTCCACCCAACAGAGCTTGAGTGACTACTGAATCGAGGCTATAGACCTCGCATAAATAACTGTCATGCTTGGACTATGCTCTTGGGGCGACCTCAAATAGATGACTGAGTAAACATTCTATTTTATCTTCTTCACAAATCCGTTAAAAGAGTTCTTCGTAGCATGTCGGGCAGGCTGAGCATCGCTGCAACCCCGTCGTCGTTCTCGTTCTGCCCGTTCCTCGGTGCTTCATCAGACATTATACTTGCCGCCGAGAGGAATTCCATTTCAGCATTAGTTGCCCGCATCTCATTCCAAGACTCTCCACCACTGTAAATTTTATAACAAAAACTTGATCCTCTAAAGCTACCGCTCGCAACTAGCCCAGTCTCCTGGCACATTGCCGCCGGTATGTCATGCCTCTCGTCGAACCATTCTGTTTACGTGTTCGGCCGCGTCTTACGAAGCACTTCGCTATATGCCCAGGGCTTTGCCATATCGTGGTACGTTCTTTGTCACATTCActaattttttttggttcaGGTTCACAACTATGCGCGTTTGAGACGTTGGTCCCTGTTAGAGGCAGTATGACAGGAGCTTAACCTCATTCTAGTGACTGTTTCCATGTCAGCAGAGTTCAATGAAATGAAAAGTTAAGTGTTCTTAGATGATACCGCAGGCTCCGTAGCTAAGAGCAGTATAAGGGCAGGTTTATTGCTAGCAGCAGTTCTCATGTCCTGGCCCGTAGCAACTGTTGGCGTCGATGACAGTAGTGGCTCCATGCGTTGGAAGAATCTCTACAACATGACTGGGTTAATTCCAGGTCTGGGAGTTAAGCTCAGACTCGGGGGAAGAATACAGCCCGGGCTACTCGCGACAAAAGTATCTCGTGGTGCTCAATGTCGCTTCTATTAAAAATGCCAGCGTTTAACGTTCTGAATTACAGTAATTCACATAATATAGAGGACGTTTTTCTTCCAGTATAATTCTGAATTTTTTAGACGCGTAATATTGTTCGACATAAAGTCTGTCTAGATATGCTTTGGAGCTAATCAATGGTGACTCGACATCATAATGCCGAAGTCATGGCAGCCCTTCTttgcctcatcatcatcatcgagGTTTGACCGGGAAGCACTCGTGGGACATTAGCAAACTTTACAGCCGCAGTCCATAACTACGCACCAATTATTCAAGAATCTTGTTTACCGTTGCTTCTCCCATTCAATTGAGCTCCTAGGAGGCGGCTTTATACGCTGACAAGCCATGAAAATTTCAATCTACTTCACAGAGAAATTCTTCAGTATATGTATGGCATGCGACTCTTCTATATTTAGCTTTGTTGTGAGAGTGGCTAAGGTCGAGCATACATATTGTCAGCCGTGCATGATACCACGATACAGAGTCGACGCCTGAATAGCGACAAGGCTAGAACGTGTATGTCAACTTTTGAAGACAGATTGGCACACGACAAGGTTCTCTCCTCATCAGCCCATTGGCATCCTCACCTATCAGAGTGTTGATGCCTTGGCCATCAGCCTAGAAGCTGGAAATGGGCATCACTCTTGGTAGGCCAGCTTTCATGAGCTGAAATCCCAAAAGTGTCCAAATTCAAGATTTGAAACTGGGAATACCTGTCCGAGGACCGCTATTACTGGATCGCTCGACTGAGTGACTTGACGACCTGGTTGAACGCACCCGCCATCAATACGGTCACCACGACTGTTTGGCAAACAGCAGCATGAATGCATTACTTTCACCGCATCATGCTCCCAAGTGGATCAAGTGGTTGATGACAGGTGAGCTCAGTGGACGGATGCCGTGCTATCACGACACGTACCGGACGGTTGTGCTCCGTCATTAATATTCACTGATGCGCGCGTAAATGGACAGCCTGCCCCCCGAGAACTGGTGACCCAGCTTATACAAGTCTCAGGCTCAAAACGGTCTTGTGTCAAAACCCACATCGGAAGTGCCTCCGGTAAGCTGGATATGGATCAGTTATTGGTCCGTAATCTTCAAAACGGTCCTTGCATTGCAGCTGTGTCAACGGAAGTATCTCCGGCAGCATCCCAGCCTGTCGTCATTCTGACATGGTCTCAAGTCTAGCCAAAGAAATACGCAGCCCGACCGGAGCGCGGATCGGCAAAAGGTCTCTGCAACATTGGTCGGTCTGTGTTCAGCAGCACCGACACAAGCGGCATCTTGCCGTGCCAGCCCCCAGAGATAAAATATCCGAGCATGATTCGACACTCTGTGGGTACACAGGCTGCCAGATGCCCGAGATTGATATTTGCATTTTGGTTCAGAAAGTATTAGGTACCGAGACGGATGTGGCGGCGAAATGTGCTGTGAGGTTGGGCTAAGCAATAGCAGAAGACAAAACGTCTCGAGATTCGATCGCATGCTATCTTGAAAGATGATAATCACAACTATCATGACTAAACTGTTTTCGAAATTTTGTATTATGGAGAAGTTGCTCCGTATAACCAATCCCCAAAGCCTGCCAGCAAACCGGGCGCCACTGGGAGACCAGCATGGGAACAGAACCACAAAGGCTGGCATAAATGACGAGCGCCTCCCTCGAATGCTTCATGAGGTCTCTCTAAGAAAATGCAAGCATTAAGAACGAAAGACAGTGTCTTTCAGTCCCAGCCAGTAGTCGTcataaaaataagctacgCCGAATTCACGCTTAAAAACGCCCCTTTTACCAACCCCCTTTGTTCTTCCGCGCCCAATTCTTTTTCATACTCGGCCCACCGTCACGCCTCATCCGCATGGGAAATAACGCCAGACCTGACTTGATCTCTTGCGGCCACGGCAGCATATATCAGACAGATGGCTTGGGCGTCTGGGAGGGACAGTCGACCTCCCTCGCTCTGGAGTAACCTATTTGCCTCGTGCAAGAATCTTTCTGCCAGAACCTCACGTACCGTGGTATCTAGATGCTGCCTAGGGGAGAGGAACTAGAAGACGACTCAGTCTAGTGCAAGTTGAAGCGGGCAGTGGCGGTGCTTTGACGACAACTTACACACTGTTGCGCACAGATGGCGTTGACCAGCAGTGGCGAGCAGGATGTGGCAGCGGCCACGTCTCCCAGTTTCATCTCGTCGACAAATGTGACACGTGGTATTGGGGGGAAAACATATAAATAGTCGAACATGAAGTACTGCGAGATGAGCTCCGATACGACTTCGTCACTTGCGACGACGGACCACGGCAGAGCGCGGACCTCAAAGAGGGCATTGCTCGCCGACTCAACACGCGTGTCATCAGACATATCGGTTGAGGCGGGGGACTCGGTGCACTCCAGGGCGAGGACGTCATTTCGGTCGAACAGTCGCAGCGCGTCGATGGGATTGTGGTTGTCACCGGCCCGAATGTGTTGGAACACCTTGTatgcctcgtcctcggacGACGCGCAGATGTATCCGTAGAGGCGTTGCAGCTGGTGAACGCCCTTCCTCAGCTGCCCggcttccttctccaacgcaCTGTATTTCTTCTTGAGCGCCGCGGCACGGGATTCGCCAACATCCGCGTCGTACTGGCAGCTTGTGCCGTTTCGCACGCAGCGGTTGCAGGCTGGTCTTTCGCCATCGCACTGTCCATTAGTTGTCGGTTGGCGAATATCACTACCGGCTCGTGTTCAGGACGACGTACCTTTGCCTTTTTCCGACGGCACCTTTCGCAGGCAATGGGGTTTACGAAACAGGTGGGCAGCGTTGATGCACTCCCGTTTGTATTTCGCGTCCGTCCGCCCGCGTTGCCGGACTTGGCCGTCCCCGGCagcagtctttggtatctGGACCTCATGGCTGTCTGCACCAGGACGAAACAGTGATTCGAGCAACGGATGAAATTCTCCGATGGTGGTTGCTTCGAGGGCTTCGGGGCTGGCGAGAGCACCTGCAATGGAGCTGTCCAGAGGGCTTTGGGGGGGCCGCCGTGTCAGCGCCGATCTGGAAGATGAGACAATCTATCCTGGATTTCAGCTGATTATGAAGACCATCCGTCTTGGGGAATATGATTCTCGAGCAAGCAATCACATTGCACCGACAATTTGTGTCACGATGCCAACCCAAGGGCCAAGAGCAACGACGCAGAGCAACGGGGCTCGACGCTGGTTGGTCGAGGTCGTCGGAGCGGTGGCCGACGCCTGCCAGCCAATAGAGAGGCAAGGAAGCGTCATGCCGCAGGCTGCGGCAGGCATGACGACTCGAGTCTCGACGCTTCACTCAACCAGCTTTTGCTTCATTGCTTCCATGTCCATACCGGAGGGCCCCCACCTGCACAGTGTCCGCTGATGCAGGGTCTCggtgagaaaaagaagaaaaaaagaaattatgTCTCTACTTCTGTCGAGTCTTGGCCATTGATGCCAAAAGCAACGTGAGCTTCGTTCAGAAAGAATCCACGGCCCACGGGGCCCCTCGACGTTCCGTGGCCTTTGAATTCGCCATTGCCGCCTTTGTCAGGAAATGGCTCTTGCCAGCGAATATCTTCGAGAACAGCCCCTTCGAAATCAGCACGGAACAGAGACCATGGGTTATCGTGGGCAAGCCAGCGACGCCATCCTGGATTCCTGGTGGGCTGGGTACGGGCCTGATACAAGATAACGGCCTGGGTCGACATAGCCCAACAAAGAGCCGTGTGACATGGTGCGCCATGGTTCCATGTTCTGGCTGTCCATATCCTTTCAGACAGCGGCCCTCTCAGATAGAGGCGCGGACCTCGGGGCAATGAAGGCAGCCAGCATCCGCAGGAATTCAGCTCGCCGGGGGAAGCCGCCGATCGCGAGCCGTTGATTGGCACTGATGCATACTGCAGACATTCATGTCTCAAAGCGGCTGCTGGTAAAGTGTATTGTCTGTACCATGTATATTCAACAGCAAACAGCTAACCCAGACGAGAATAGTATGCCTGCGTTGTGTACAGACTACAGTGCGCTTGCTCTGCTTTGGTGGCCGGAGGGCGCAGCTGAGATTGGTCAAGGGAATCACAAAATGACGATAGGTGGATGATGGCTTTCCGACTACGCAACGCCAACGGCGCCTGAGACATGGCGAGACATTTGGGGGACTCGGAGAGCTCACATGTCTGTGAAGGTACCCGGGTAACTGAGCGTGCGGCACCTTCCAGAGATCTAATGGTATTTCCAGAGTTTGCCCACACGGCAAGGGCTTCTCCGCAGAGTGAGAAAACGAGGTCTCTGTTTTCGGCGCTCCTCCAACATGGAGCAGCCTCATAGAACCTGCGAACAACCCAAGAAAAAGTCTCACAGTCTTATTTATTCTGAAATCTCCTTGTGCCTTGTGATGGGAATTTTTATTAAActacctactccgtaatcAATTTTCTGTGCTGCAATGCGGTTTGCGCAGAGCCCGGTGACGGTGGCAGGGTCGATTGTAAAGCACTCCTCATCGATACCCCGTCGCGATCACGCTCATTATTTCTTCATACAGTTAGCTTGACCATATTTCTTGTCCAAGATTGTTTGATAACGTACACCGCAGTTTTTGCAGGTGCAGTCTTGGCCGCAGCTACAGGAACTAGGGCCAGTGCAGTTGCAGGTCGATCCGCAGTCGCAGGGCATTGTATCGATTTGAGAAAGTCGTTCGATATGAATCCAGGTTAGAGTGTGTATTTTCTTACTCTCCAATTTTTTCAACGTGGAAGAAGACTCTGGCGAGCCCGAGTCTTATATGCGACGCACTTTGCCACCACCAGGACGAGCATGACGTAACCAGGTGCGCCATCGACGTTTTTACCTGTTGCCAGAACAATGACGGCACGGTGACGTTATGGCCCGATAGGTCAAAATGTAGATGCCACATATCGAGAAAATAGGCGGCttgccttgtccttctcgCCTTGTGACGGGGTGGTGAAGTTCCAGAATCCACCGTGAACTCTTTTATGAGTCACGATATGGACTGCAACGTCAAATATGCACCCCTCAGAATTCACGTCGTCAAAGGTGAACCAATCACGGCTTCATTTCAAAGGTGTACAGATAAATCATCCTCTAAGGCGTCGTGGGGAGGCCTGTTTGAGCTGTTGCCACAGATCGTCGAACAAAGTTGCCCAAAATACCTCGTGCCTGCTGTCCAACATTGCCCAGGTCAACATCATTGTACCGCCGCCACATCCAGGAAAAGCTATCATCAGGTTTTGACAACGGCATTACGTATGCGGTCGTGACATCACCACAGCCACGCTCGCCACCTACCGTTGTCGTCGAATGTGCAAAACGCAGGGGAATATAAAAGTCATGCATCGCGCCGAAATACATCCCCCTCGAAAATCTCACCTCTTACTCGCAACTTGACGACCAGTTCTTCGAAATAGGATTGCAACAGTCATCACTGCCATCACCATGTGCCCCATTGGCCGAAAAAGTCACAAGGGCCAGCCCGAGTACGTTGCTGCAGTGGAAAAGCCCGGCGTTCCGGCAGGATATCAACCCAACATCATGGGAACTCAAGGCCAGACACCAATGGGAAGCGACTTGCCTGGACCGGCACCCCATACAGCCGGGCCGCATCGACACGATATCCTCAACAAACTCGACCCAACCGTCGACAGCCGTTCTGGAGGGGCACAAGTTCTCGGGCCCGGAACAGGCGCATCGCGAGGGACATACGCACCCTCCCATGGACAAGGCGTGACAAGTACCGTCGCTCAGGGGTATAATGCGCCTCTGGCATCGGGTGACACGGCGTACACGGCCCCTCCGCCTGGCGTttcggccacggcgccgatgcAGAATGTGCCAGAGGGCACGTATGGGCCTCACTCCTCACGGATCGCAAATACTCTTGATCCTCGCGTTGACTCGGACTTGGacagcggcggcgcggcctaCACACATCACCGGCAAGGCGGCGTTCCTGTCGCAAACACGCAGGGCGAggtgtacggagcacagcaGCCGCGGCCTGCAAATACATGTACGGTTGACCCCAACCTCAgaggtgctgctgccgctcaGGGACAAGTCCCAAGGGcagtccatgtcggcggcaCAAAGCCTGGACCTGCGCCTAATACCTCGGGGCCTCACCGAACGGATTTTATGAATAAGCTCGATCCGAATGTGGACAGTAAGCGGGTGATCTAGGGGAAAGAGTATGAGCAAGAATttcatgtttttttttggatatTACCTCTGATGAAGTTGTTGTACTATTGTTCTTTAGTTTAGTATACCAGAATGTTTTGATTGATGTACCAGATCTTGCAAGATACGGTCCACATAATGGCCATGCCTAAACCTAGAAAGTGAGTATTAAGTCTTGAAACTAGAAATAGCTCGTTTCCCAAGGACAGAAGAGGTGAGTCGTGCCTCGAGAATCAAACTGCAACAATCAGAGTATTCTTCTCCCGCCTCTTTGTAGGCAGGCAGCGATGGGGTCTAGGCGTTGAGATTCTTCAACCTACTCGGCAAGATATATCATACCAGCCTACCAATAGCAGGCCTCCTAACTGAAAAGTCGAAAACTCTGACAAATTATTGGGGCTCTGGGACACAAATGTCCTGTTAAAAAAGAATAGTAGAGAACTATGCACGGTGTGAGGGGGTGTACGACACATAAAATACCGGCGCGACCATGTCTGATTTTTGGTTTTTTACTGTGTGAAAAGGACCGATTATGAATAGAATACAGGGCAACGCCCCCATCCATGAGTTTATGAGCCAATTATCAGACGCAACTCGTAAACCGATCTAAGTAAAGTCCCATCTATATGAGTTTTCTTGAGGAGCTCAACGATGCATGCGCCATGTCTTGGCCGGGCTGCCCACATCACGGGCAGACGGTAAATCAAGGGCTCGGGGTGTTTATTCGTAAAATCCacttttttaatactttatcAATTTATAAAGATAAATTACTCTAAAGTGTATCATGTTTCTGCGAGGGTAGACGTTTTCCAGGACGCGTTGAGCATGGTTTGGGCAGAGCCAAGTAGGAGCACGGTAGATCCTGCAAGGGACTTTTGAACCCGAGAATTTGAGAGGTAAAATTCATCATGAAAACGGTAGCTGGGCCAGGCTAAGAGCTGAGAACATTGGTGCTGTTTGTGACGACACACTAATATTGTGCTTCGAGACTACTCCCCCGTCCATCGAGTCGGCTGAATTCGTCAACAAGTACCATGGGCAGAATCTCCAGTGTAGATTATCACATAATGAAAGAGGCGCAACTAGTTATAAGCCCAAAAAAAGGTGCTCACACAACAGTGTCTCAAAGTTTGTCAAGGCCACATGATACATCCCAGCCATTATCAGGCGGAAGGACCTGTGTCACATTTTCAAACCCATTTACAAGTAACACAAGCCAAATACCAATAAGATCGAATCTGTAGACACTGCGACTAGTACGTTTTTGTCAATATAAGCATCTCAAAGCACCACTGTCACACGATACTCCCGAATCCGAGCTACTCGTTGCCCCAATCGTGAACAGCCCAAATGCTCTCATTTCCAAGCCACTCCCAGACCATGTTGTTGCCCTCGTCCGACCTGCTAGCAGCTATCCCCCCGCCAGGGCTAAAATCCGGTCCAGCATCGTTATACACTTGGACCCGCCGCGTCTTGTTCCTGCCAATCTCCAGCACGGTTCCGCCCGCGATTGTCTCCTTTTCCATCGCCTCCACCATGACTCGGGCCACTTGCTCCGGGGCGATCCAGCCGTCCTTTTCTGGGTCAAGATTGACCAGCTTCTCAGGGTGCTCCGTCCAGATGGGCGTCTTGACGAGTCCGGGAGCCACGGCGGTGACGCGAACGCCCAGCCTTGGCTCGAGGTCGGCCAGACACCGCGTGAAGCCGGTAATCGCATGCTTTGACGCGCCGTACAGCGGAGCGCGGAAGGTCGGTATCTGCGCGGCGACCGAGGAGATGAGCACGACTCGCTTCGGGTTGTCGACGGAcgccggtgccggtgccggtgccggtgccggcgcGGAGCGGGGGGCACCGGCTGGAGGATGGATCC
The DNA window shown above is from Metarhizium brunneum chromosome 1, complete sequence and carries:
- the rhlG_0 gene encoding Rhamnolipids biosynthesis 3-oxoacyl-[acyl-carrier-protein] reductase, with product MASTDALTSNSLFKLQGRVALVTGGGSGIGLMAAQALAANGAKVYITGRTKEKLDTAKSQHFGDDNSNVITIQADVSSKESIQSLVKEIESREKCLCVLVNNAGIAADHHQTAEAKSASELRDSLFQQSDFDNWTDVYRTNVAAVYFTTAAFLPLLQASSERHAGWSGTVINITSISGLVKTSQHHFSYNASKAAANHVTRMLAAEIGAAGLKIRVNGIAPGVFPSEMTAGESDEAQKSQLPKDKYQGKIPAARPGKDEDMASTVLFMAANQYVNGHIVVVDGGYTLSAGM
- the HPGD_0 gene encoding 15-hydroxyprostaglandin dehydrogenase, which gives rise to MASSTTPPTPFSVTGKTAIITGAGSGINHAFAELLLSRGCNVVIADLALRPEAQQLVSQHGDKAKRPRAVFAKTDVTSWPDLNRMFEVAAAEFGGFDIVCPGAGVYEPHWSNFWHPPGSPESRDAVDAGRYALLDINLTHPIRTTQLALQYWIHPPAGAPRSAPAPAPAPAPASVDNPKRVVLISSVAAQIPTFRAPLYGASKHAITGFTRCLADLEPRLGVRVTAVAPGLVKTPIWTEHPEKLVNLDPEKDGWIAPEQVARVMVEAMEKETIAGGTVLEIGRNKTRRVQVYNDAGPDFSPGGGIAASRSDEGNNMVWEWLGNESIWAVHDWGNE